One genomic region from Tachysurus vachellii isolate PV-2020 chromosome 22, HZAU_Pvac_v1, whole genome shotgun sequence encodes:
- the amigo3 gene encoding amphoterin-induced protein 3 isoform X2 — MLCAQGVATHLMLSSLLLHLATGSLPAGCLKVSDILSCSNLGLKWIPLELPVTAATLDFNHNHLTRLEEGSFTGLPHLITLRLAHNQLSNLSPGTFRNASSLRHLDLSSNQLNKVDNHYFQDLVKMEELLLFNNHIVRVESQALISLSNLHKVYLSHNRLTDFPFFSIQEHSHPFLVILDLSSNRMPKLPVEDIAALPASIQGGLFLHNNTLICECAMYSMFKQWEQKNFISVRDFQLEHTCLVYGEPRASVQFLEHTRFFENCTVKGQFQLGEAENNLKVDAGESVLLECKTSLKGQQISYQWVSPRKEYIVPPGNNDVMRMYANGSLEITAAQAEDSGVYWCMALDRQQLRNETWEVNITVKTHSHEAEPFNTGFTTLLGCVVSLVLVLIYLYLTPCRCWCRKQPLPATPSPANECSAQSSILTPTPPATTEGPGRKVCQLSRSSGKHSLTPDIWITLSTPQ, encoded by the exons ATGCTGTGTGCTCAGGGTGTGGCCACCCATCTGATGCTTAGCTCACTCCTGTTGCACTTGGCCACGGGTAGCCTACCGGCTGGCTGTCTTAAAGTATCAGACATCCTAAGCTGCAGCAATCTTGGACTTAAGTGGATACCGCTAGAGTTACCAGTAACAGCCGCCACCTTGGATTTCAACCACAACCATCTGACCAGGCTAGAGGAAGGCAGCTTCACTGGACTTCCCCATCTCATAACCCTGAGGCTGGCCCACAATCAACTGAGCAACCTTTCCCCGGGAACCTTCAGAAACGCAAGTAGTCTGCGCCACCTAGACCTTTCATCCAATCAGCTGAACAAGGTGGATAATCATTACTTTCAAGACCTTGTGAAAATGGAGGAGTTGCTTCTCTTTAATAATCATATTGTTAGAGTGGAAAGCCAAGCACTGATCAGCCTGAGCAACCTGCACAAGGTATACCTCAGCCATAATCGTCTGACTGACTTCCCATTCTTCTCCATTCAGGAGCACAGTCATCCTTTTCTTGTTATACTAGACCTAAGCTCTAACCGTATGCCCAAGTTACCTGTTGAGGACATTGCAGCTCTGCCAGCTTCAATTCAAGGTGGACTTTTCTTGCACAACAACACCCTGATCTGTGAGTGTGCAATGTATAGCATGTTCAAACAATGGGAGCAAAAAAACTTCATTTCAGTCAGGGATTTCCAATTGGAGCATACCTGCTTAGTATATGGGGAACCCCGTGCCTCAGTGCAGTTTCTTGAACACACTCGCTTCTTTGAAAACTGCACTGTAAAGGGGCAGTTCCAGTTGGGGGAAGCAGAGAATAATTTGAAAGTGGACGCAGGAGAATCAGTGTTGCTGGAATGCAAGACTTCACTAAAGGGGCAACAGATTTCATACCAGTGGGTATCTCCACGCAAGGAATATATTGTCCCACCAGGCAACAATGATGTAATGCGAATGTATGCAAATGGAAGCCTGGAGATTACTGCAGCGCAAGCGGAGGACTCTGGCGTGTACTGGTGTATGGCATTGGACCGCCAACAATTACGGAACGAGACATGGGAGGTAAACATCACTGTGAAGACGCATTCTCATGAGGCTGAGCCCTTCAACACTGGCTTTACTACTCTGCTAGGATGTGTGGTTAGCCTGGTACTGGTTCTTATATACCTTTATCTGACACCCTGCCGCTGCTGGTGCCGGAAGCAGCCACTACCTGCAACACCAAGTCCAGCAAATGAATGCAGTGCCCAGTCTTCGATCCTGACACCTACACCACCTGCCACCACAGAGGGTCCCGGCCGCAAG GTGTGTCAATTATCTCGCTCGTCTggcaaacactctctcactcctgaCATATGGATCACTCTTTCAACTCCACAGTAA
- the amigo3 gene encoding amphoterin-induced protein 3 isoform X1: MLCAQGVATHLMLSSLLLHLATGSLPAGCLKVSDILSCSNLGLKWIPLELPVTAATLDFNHNHLTRLEEGSFTGLPHLITLRLAHNQLSNLSPGTFRNASSLRHLDLSSNQLNKVDNHYFQDLVKMEELLLFNNHIVRVESQALISLSNLHKVYLSHNRLTDFPFFSIQEHSHPFLVILDLSSNRMPKLPVEDIAALPASIQGGLFLHNNTLICECAMYSMFKQWEQKNFISVRDFQLEHTCLVYGEPRASVQFLEHTRFFENCTVKGQFQLGEAENNLKVDAGESVLLECKTSLKGQQISYQWVSPRKEYIVPPGNNDVMRMYANGSLEITAAQAEDSGVYWCMALDRQQLRNETWEVNITVKTHSHEAEPFNTGFTTLLGCVVSLVLVLIYLYLTPCRCWCRKQPLPATPSPANECSAQSSILTPTPPATTEGPGRKVSNNKHVVFLEPIKEVQNGRPKEALISENPKVHVLRNNADSFNSVFSDTTIVA, translated from the coding sequence ATGCTGTGTGCTCAGGGTGTGGCCACCCATCTGATGCTTAGCTCACTCCTGTTGCACTTGGCCACGGGTAGCCTACCGGCTGGCTGTCTTAAAGTATCAGACATCCTAAGCTGCAGCAATCTTGGACTTAAGTGGATACCGCTAGAGTTACCAGTAACAGCCGCCACCTTGGATTTCAACCACAACCATCTGACCAGGCTAGAGGAAGGCAGCTTCACTGGACTTCCCCATCTCATAACCCTGAGGCTGGCCCACAATCAACTGAGCAACCTTTCCCCGGGAACCTTCAGAAACGCAAGTAGTCTGCGCCACCTAGACCTTTCATCCAATCAGCTGAACAAGGTGGATAATCATTACTTTCAAGACCTTGTGAAAATGGAGGAGTTGCTTCTCTTTAATAATCATATTGTTAGAGTGGAAAGCCAAGCACTGATCAGCCTGAGCAACCTGCACAAGGTATACCTCAGCCATAATCGTCTGACTGACTTCCCATTCTTCTCCATTCAGGAGCACAGTCATCCTTTTCTTGTTATACTAGACCTAAGCTCTAACCGTATGCCCAAGTTACCTGTTGAGGACATTGCAGCTCTGCCAGCTTCAATTCAAGGTGGACTTTTCTTGCACAACAACACCCTGATCTGTGAGTGTGCAATGTATAGCATGTTCAAACAATGGGAGCAAAAAAACTTCATTTCAGTCAGGGATTTCCAATTGGAGCATACCTGCTTAGTATATGGGGAACCCCGTGCCTCAGTGCAGTTTCTTGAACACACTCGCTTCTTTGAAAACTGCACTGTAAAGGGGCAGTTCCAGTTGGGGGAAGCAGAGAATAATTTGAAAGTGGACGCAGGAGAATCAGTGTTGCTGGAATGCAAGACTTCACTAAAGGGGCAACAGATTTCATACCAGTGGGTATCTCCACGCAAGGAATATATTGTCCCACCAGGCAACAATGATGTAATGCGAATGTATGCAAATGGAAGCCTGGAGATTACTGCAGCGCAAGCGGAGGACTCTGGCGTGTACTGGTGTATGGCATTGGACCGCCAACAATTACGGAACGAGACATGGGAGGTAAACATCACTGTGAAGACGCATTCTCATGAGGCTGAGCCCTTCAACACTGGCTTTACTACTCTGCTAGGATGTGTGGTTAGCCTGGTACTGGTTCTTATATACCTTTATCTGACACCCTGCCGCTGCTGGTGCCGGAAGCAGCCACTACCTGCAACACCAAGTCCAGCAAATGAATGCAGTGCCCAGTCTTCGATCCTGACACCTACACCACCTGCCACCACAGAGGGTCCCGGCCGCAAGGTCAGTAACAACAAGCATGTGGTCTTTCTGGAGCCCATCAAGGAGGTACAAAATGGGAGACCCAAGGAGGCACTGATCTCCGAGAATCCAAAGGTGCACGTACTACGAAACAATGCTGACTCTTTCAACTCAGTCTTTTCAGACACCACTATTGTGGCATAG